The following coding sequences are from one Candidatus Fermentibacter sp. window:
- a CDS encoding tetratricopeptide repeat protein translates to MTHKLLTAVLLLVTGLGAAQPAEEDDLEVLLQRARAELASLEELIGREESRLGRIESELVDLRRQAAIMSTAESAFRLGEELYLAGSIVWARDAFQSVIQNFPGSEYHSESLFRLELINFELQEFETAIAYFDSLRTRSPGFPHMDLAVIAAALSYHNRGMFEESRGLLSQIGPQSEYAALSQYLTAVAYVEQGMLSEARTELEAVLDRPRSTSSEAALADRAVIALAQIHVEEGNLDQAHDMYDRVSPYSPYYDVGMLGKVWVYMRQQEYQEAYNLAQRVITEVPASDLRSEFELAMANCALGAEDLDVAIARYEQLLDTHRQTDTSGILGDGSTGDSQYQSERERLERIRAGLAELKQEAYSNGAFDVVARIEEEEAALRAMFVNISAMEASQSLPAGEMDPRAMSAELNRMISDSRAATDALALSIEETTRVAEETGTEAERQQLQSLEGEVQRIRLSLLDLASKFDEGISQEHNWVQETQYGIAIAYFMERELKRDSLSYLGSYYQEQIQEAYARGDSASASSLISQRQRETTALQSRIDASAAHCASLFEEYIGNFPESRFSADVLVRLAQLQYDLDNAAYLDRIARATPETGYVLEDYSRSVDLYERVLTMYPGSDVEDVALYSLGYCLDKMGDPRGAVSSYRRLLEEHPQSQLAPETCVRTGDFYFDSFDFDSAQIYYERLLEYPAADPDMFQLGIYKLGWNHYLQSQYFRSAAVFAYLIEDSQLMDSLGISRRGGAMIDEAMEYMAHDFMEQTSRAPVPLATRFLDYFGRDSVSFTVLGFMGDQYRASGYWNEAIDCYQALLQRFPGYREAPYFQAGIAACYEGLGDAALANQAREQLVEDYSPGGTWALGLGDSQAVAAIDTLREISLEQAIAYYHGQAVSAAGDPALQRDNYQALAERVESYLAGYPDSRQNYDFRFLLGDSYYALGRFVEAGDTYLALARDSSSAQRREDATINACGSYFSAYTDEAGMDSASVRQKQIEATNYYMTQFPAGQYVDQFLYAAAANCYNARDYENARSVYLSLYNNYPNSQYLARSARFIAAAYEAEQMYAQAEEWYGRASDTAARTGEDLGEDVDLLAATAAYKDAAALAESEDVQSLIQAAQRFEESAQEHPGSAVAPTAMYDAGETYARAGAIQDAIRVFDGISTQYPQSELAPQGLLRSAFLAREAGMLIEAGDIYRRAAQLYPGAPDMESAMYSAAVSYEEAGRMDLATMVYDDMIVAGGAGPDVMTQVYGKYGEYEYESGDYATARQMFSSSIQVYDQYREGDAYYPAMSAFYLGEMAYLDYDAVMTTVETAQTKTQLMQATESWYAKALNYFTDVWFMASCVRAGELYEDYANEIGYMQPPAGLDDTGIQAFYDQLMPVMESYIQKALQVYQTAVEKAVSSSIDNEWVTKAADHLELLAPGTAAALGLPGYAPLPPPPDTTAPQDSTAAPDSTGAGEPQPLSCLPAQPGCLAGVS, encoded by the coding sequence ATGACTCACAAACTCCTGACAGCGGTCCTCCTGCTGGTGACCGGACTGGGCGCCGCCCAGCCCGCCGAGGAGGACGATCTAGAGGTCCTCCTGCAGCGCGCCCGCGCCGAGCTGGCATCCCTCGAGGAGCTGATCGGGCGCGAGGAGTCCAGGCTCGGCCGCATCGAGTCCGAACTGGTCGACCTAAGGCGTCAGGCCGCCATCATGAGCACGGCCGAGAGCGCATTCCGGCTCGGCGAGGAGCTCTACCTCGCGGGATCCATAGTCTGGGCGCGCGACGCATTCCAGTCAGTGATCCAGAACTTCCCCGGGAGCGAGTACCATTCCGAATCGCTCTTCAGGCTCGAACTCATCAACTTCGAACTGCAGGAGTTCGAAACCGCCATCGCATATTTCGATTCGCTGCGCACCCGATCGCCGGGATTCCCGCACATGGATCTGGCCGTGATCGCAGCTGCGCTGTCCTATCACAACAGGGGGATGTTCGAGGAATCCCGGGGCCTCCTGTCGCAGATCGGCCCGCAGAGCGAGTACGCGGCCCTGTCCCAGTACCTCACCGCCGTGGCATACGTCGAGCAGGGGATGCTCTCCGAGGCCAGGACGGAGCTGGAGGCGGTGCTCGACCGCCCGAGGTCGACGAGTTCCGAAGCCGCGCTGGCCGACAGGGCGGTCATCGCCCTGGCCCAGATCCACGTCGAGGAGGGGAACCTCGACCAGGCCCACGACATGTACGACAGGGTATCGCCCTACAGCCCGTATTACGACGTGGGCATGCTCGGCAAGGTCTGGGTCTACATGAGGCAGCAGGAGTACCAGGAGGCCTACAATCTGGCCCAGAGGGTGATCACCGAGGTTCCCGCCAGCGATCTGAGGTCCGAGTTCGAGCTGGCCATGGCCAACTGCGCGCTGGGTGCCGAGGATCTCGACGTAGCCATTGCCCGCTACGAGCAGCTCCTGGACACGCACAGGCAGACCGACACCTCCGGGATCCTCGGCGACGGTTCGACGGGCGACAGCCAGTACCAGAGCGAACGCGAGCGCCTCGAGAGGATCAGGGCGGGTCTCGCCGAGCTCAAGCAGGAGGCCTACTCCAACGGGGCCTTCGACGTCGTCGCGAGGATAGAGGAGGAGGAGGCCGCCCTGCGCGCCATGTTCGTCAACATCAGCGCCATGGAGGCATCCCAGTCGCTCCCCGCCGGAGAGATGGACCCCCGTGCGATGAGTGCCGAGCTCAACCGGATGATATCCGACAGCCGCGCCGCGACGGACGCCCTAGCGCTGTCGATCGAGGAGACCACCCGCGTGGCCGAGGAGACCGGGACGGAGGCCGAGAGGCAGCAGCTCCAGTCGCTGGAGGGCGAGGTCCAGAGGATCAGGCTGTCCCTTCTCGACCTCGCGTCGAAGTTCGACGAAGGCATCTCCCAGGAGCACAACTGGGTGCAGGAGACGCAGTACGGCATCGCCATCGCGTATTTCATGGAACGGGAGCTCAAGAGGGATTCCCTGTCATATCTGGGCTCGTACTACCAGGAGCAGATCCAGGAGGCGTACGCCCGGGGCGACTCGGCTTCGGCGTCTTCGCTCATCTCCCAGCGTCAGAGGGAGACCACCGCCCTCCAGTCCCGCATCGATGCCTCTGCAGCCCATTGCGCTTCCCTGTTCGAGGAGTACATCGGCAACTTCCCCGAGAGCCGCTTCTCCGCCGACGTGCTCGTGAGGCTCGCCCAGCTCCAGTACGATCTGGACAACGCAGCCTACCTCGACAGGATCGCCCGGGCCACCCCCGAGACCGGATACGTGCTCGAGGACTATTCCCGCTCGGTCGATCTCTACGAGCGCGTTCTCACGATGTACCCCGGAAGCGACGTGGAGGACGTAGCCCTCTACTCTCTGGGCTACTGCCTGGACAAGATGGGCGATCCCAGGGGGGCGGTGTCGAGCTACAGAAGGCTCCTCGAAGAGCACCCCCAGAGCCAGCTCGCTCCCGAGACATGCGTCCGCACCGGCGACTTCTATTTCGATTCGTTCGACTTCGACAGCGCGCAGATCTACTACGAGAGGCTGCTCGAGTACCCGGCCGCCGATCCCGACATGTTCCAGCTCGGCATCTACAAGCTCGGATGGAACCACTATCTGCAGAGCCAGTACTTCCGCTCCGCAGCCGTGTTCGCATATCTGATCGAGGACAGCCAGCTCATGGACTCCCTCGGCATCTCGCGCAGGGGCGGCGCCATGATCGACGAGGCGATGGAGTACATGGCCCACGACTTCATGGAGCAGACGTCGCGTGCGCCGGTGCCCCTGGCGACCCGCTTCCTGGACTATTTCGGAAGGGATTCCGTGTCTTTCACGGTTCTCGGCTTCATGGGCGACCAGTACAGGGCGAGCGGGTACTGGAACGAGGCCATCGACTGCTATCAGGCCCTGCTGCAGAGGTTCCCCGGCTACAGGGAGGCCCCCTACTTCCAGGCGGGCATAGCAGCCTGCTACGAAGGGCTGGGCGATGCAGCCCTGGCCAACCAGGCCAGGGAGCAGCTGGTGGAGGACTACAGTCCCGGCGGCACGTGGGCGCTCGGGCTGGGCGACTCGCAGGCCGTGGCGGCCATCGACACCCTCAGGGAGATCTCGCTCGAACAGGCGATAGCCTACTATCACGGCCAGGCCGTCTCGGCCGCCGGCGATCCCGCGCTCCAGCGCGACAACTACCAGGCCCTGGCGGAGAGGGTGGAGTCGTACCTCGCGGGATACCCCGACAGCAGGCAGAACTACGACTTCAGATTCCTCCTGGGCGACTCCTACTATGCTCTCGGGAGGTTCGTAGAGGCGGGCGACACGTATCTCGCGCTCGCCAGGGACAGCTCCTCCGCGCAGAGGCGCGAGGACGCGACCATCAACGCATGCGGGTCCTACTTCTCGGCCTACACCGACGAGGCCGGGATGGACAGCGCATCGGTGAGGCAGAAGCAGATAGAGGCAACGAACTACTACATGACTCAGTTCCCGGCCGGCCAGTATGTGGACCAGTTCCTGTACGCGGCCGCGGCCAACTGCTACAACGCACGCGACTACGAAAACGCCAGGAGCGTCTATCTCTCGCTCTACAACAACTATCCGAACTCGCAGTACCTGGCCAGGTCGGCCAGGTTCATAGCGGCAGCCTACGAGGCCGAGCAGATGTACGCCCAGGCGGAGGAGTGGTACGGCCGCGCCTCCGACACCGCCGCCAGGACCGGCGAGGATCTGGGCGAGGACGTCGACCTGCTGGCCGCCACCGCGGCCTACAAGGACGCCGCGGCGCTGGCCGAGTCCGAGGACGTGCAGAGCCTGATACAGGCCGCACAGCGCTTCGAGGAGTCTGCCCAGGAGCACCCCGGTTCGGCCGTCGCGCCGACCGCCATGTACGACGCGGGCGAGACTTACGCCAGGGCCGGAGCCATCCAGGACGCGATAAGGGTCTTCGACGGGATCTCCACCCAGTATCCGCAGAGCGAACTGGCTCCGCAGGGCCTCCTGAGATCGGCATTCCTCGCCAGGGAGGCCGGCATGCTGATCGAGGCGGGCGACATCTACCGGAGGGCCGCCCAGCTGTATCCCGGCGCCCCCGACATGGAGAGCGCGATGTACAGCGCGGCCGTTTCCTACGAGGAGGCCGGCAGGATGGACCTGGCGACCATGGTCTACGACGACATGATCGTAGCCGGCGGAGCCGGCCCAGATGTGATGACCCAGGTCTACGGCAAGTACGGCGAATACGAGTACGAGTCGGGCGATTACGCAACGGCCAGGCAGATGTTCAGCAGCTCGATCCAGGTCTACGACCAGTACAGGGAGGGCGACGCCTACTATCCCGCCATGTCGGCCTTCTACCTCGGCGAGATGGCCTACCTCGACTACGACGCGGTCATGACCACCGTCGAGACCGCCCAGACCAAGACCCAGCTCATGCAGGCCACGGAGTCCTGGTATGCCAAGGCGCTCAACTACTTCACTGACGTCTGGTTCATGGCCTCCTGCGTCAGGGCCGGCGAACTCTACGAGGACTATGCCAACGAGATCGGGTACATGCAGCCTCCCGCCGGGCTCGACGACACCGGGATACAGGCCTTCTACGACCAGCTCATGCCCGTGATGGAGAGCTACATCCAGAAGGCCCTGCAGGTGTACCAGACCGCAGTGGAGAAGGCCGTGAGCTCGAGCATCGACAACGAATGGGTGACGAAGGCGGCAGATCATCTCGAACTGCTCGCACCAGGCACCGCAGCCGCCCTCGGCCTGCCGGGATACGCGCCCCTTCCTCCTCCTCCAGACACCACGGCGCCCCAGGATTCCACGGCGGCTCCGGATTCGACGGGTGCAGGGGAGCCCCAGCCGCTCTCCTGCCTGCCGGCGCAGCCCGGATGCCTCGCGGGGGTCTCCTGA